The Lactuca sativa cultivar Salinas chromosome 2, Lsat_Salinas_v11, whole genome shotgun sequence genome includes a window with the following:
- the LOC111882547 gene encoding uncharacterized protein LOC111882547, whose product MDQVESNPTIPVKALQEQLQKKYGVGFSIHKVFRAKAYAKIIVVGDYKKQYEVLRDYILELQSTNPDTTVKLELGDVSESNLVNCTSRCFKRIYVCLGGMKKGFKACLRDFLGLDGAHMKGPYPGLILNAVGLDSNNGIYPLAYAIIEIENCESWKWFLECLGDDLDLHAMSNFTFVSDRQKGLLQAVSQLFPCAKHRFCLRHIHENMKKQWRTKEYKDHLRDCATATTVTEFNHFMHQFSLYDKSAYEWLKSIPPQHWAKSHFTGRATTDMLLNNICEVFNGKLVDGRDKPIISCLECNKKRVGPLTPTATKIMEKNEAAATQYIAEWCGDEKYQVKGPWNDQHVVDMHERVCICRKWELIGIPCRHVISVLYNKADHGEGVHELHTYVHKVHWLQTWKTAYGYKVEPIKGRALWPRSECPMQITPPLHRNQPGRPKRKRRQSMEEKSQSKSQSQSQRSDVGPSEIHGHGPHGSGKLTRKFVSVACSKCGNKGHNSRTCKGQGGT is encoded by the exons ATGGATCAGGTAGAATCCAACCCTACTATCCCGGTTAAAGCTCTCCAAGAACAATTACAGAAGAAGTATGGAGTGGGTTTctcaatccataaagtttttagaGCTAAAGCATATGCAAAAATAATTGTAGTGGGTGATTACAAAAAACAGTATGAAGTTTTGAGAGACTATATCCTTGAGTTGCAGTCAACCAATCCTGATACCACAGTCAAATTAGAACTTGGAGATGTCTCAGAATCTAATTTGGTGAATTGCACTTCAAGATGTTTCAAAAGAATCTATGTTTGTCTAGGGGGGATGAAGAAGGGATTCAAAGCTTGTTTAAGAGATTTCTTGGGGCTAGATGGGGCTCATATGAAAGGCCCTTATCCAGGCCTGATCTTAAATGCAGTTGGATTAGATTCCAACAATGGCATATACCCACTTGCATATGCCATTATAGAGATTGAAAACTGTGAATCTTGGAAGTGGTTCCTTGAATGTCTTGGTGATGACTTGGATCTACATGCTATGTCTAATTTCACTTTTGTTAGTGACAGACAAAAG GGTTTGCTACAAGCAGTTAGTCAATTGTTCCCATGTGCTAAGCATAGGTTCTGTCTCAGACATATACATGAGAACATGAAAAAACAATGGAGAACTAAGGAATATAAAGATCACCTTCGGGATTGTGCCACAGCTACAACAGTGACAGAGTTTAACCATTTCATGCACCAATTCAGTTTATATGACAAATCAGCATATGAATGGTTGAAGTCAATACCACCACAACATTGGGCAAAAAGCCATTTCACAG GGAGAGCAACCACAGACATGTTGTTAAACAACATTTGTGAGGTGTTTAATGGCAAGCTAGTTGATGGGAGAGACAAACCAATTATTAGCTGCTTGGA GTGCAACAAAAAGCGTGTAGGCCCACTCACCCCAACAGCAACAAAGATCATGGAGAAGAATGAAGCAGCTGCTACTCAGTACATTGCAGAATGGTGTGGTGATGAAAAATACCAAGTCAAAGGCCCATGGAATGATCAACATGTTGTTGATATGCATGAAAGGGTATGCATCTGCAGGAAATGGGAATTAATAGGTATCCCTTGCAGACATGTGATTTCTGTGTTGTATAACAAAGCAGATCATGGTGAGGGTGTACACGAGCTCCATACTTATGTCCACAAGGTGCACTGGCTACAAACTTGGAAAACTGCATATGGGTACAAGGTGGAACCAATTAAAGGTCGGGCACTGTGGCCTAGAAGTGAGTGTCCAATGCAGATCACACCTCCCCTACACCGTAATCAACCTGGGAGACCCAAGAGGAAGAGAAGGCAATCCATGGAGGAGAAAAGTCAAAGCAagagtcaaagtcagagtcaaagGTCAGATGTGGGTCCTAGTGAGATTCATGGTCATGGTCCACATGGTAGTGGGAAACTAACAAGAAAGTTTGTTAGTGTGGCTTGTAGTAAGTGTGGAAACAAAGGGCACAACTCCAGGACATGCAAAGGTCAGGGAGGGACTTGA